Below is a window of Methanocaldococcus jannaschii DSM 2661 DNA.
TTTTCTGCCAATGAGTTGTTAAAAACATCCTTTGCCATAATAAATATAGCAAAATCCCTTCTTTTGATACATTTAAGATATAATAATATAACGATTTTTCATTGGAATTATTATAAATGGTTTCATTAAGTATCAAATTTCCAAATCTATCATAAACAAATACATTAACATAACTTCCAGTTATATTAAAACTCCCAGTAACTGAGCCATTTTCAGAGATATTTAACAATAGATTCTTGCTGAATACATAATTTGATACGTTTAAACTTCCGTTAAATGCCCCTCCAAATCCATAATTTGATATGTTATAAGAAAAATTTCCATTGTATAGTGAAAAATTGAATGTTAAGTTTTTTGCCTCATATCTTATATTAGAAAATATTATTTTTTTGTAATTAATTTCAATGCCTTCATCTTTATAATTATTTTTTAGCATGTCTAAATTTTTACTTAAATTTGAGTTTGAAGTTAAAGAGTTTATTAAACAGCTTTCTATAGAGTTTTTGACATCTTTCATTTTAAATACTGTTAAATAAGAGCCATCAGAAGTATAGGAGTTAAAACCAAGTAAGAAAAACAATATTAATCCAATGGATAAAATAACTCCACCAATAATAAAAAACTGCCCTCTTTTATTCATCTCCACCATAATATCAACCTTAACTTATAAAAATTTACTGAGGTGTTATTCTCAAATATAAAATTTCTCTCAACAACAACTCCATTTTTTGCATCAGAATAAATTAAATTCCCATTTTTGTAAATCTCAAATCCATAACCTACATTACTTGGCAGTTCAATTTTTTTGTAGAGGGAGGAGATATTTTCAAAATCCCCCTCCTCAATATGTGCAGAGTATAATGCATTATATCCAATAAATTCTAAAGAAAGATTATAATCAAAATTCTGGGACATTACCAAATAAGAAAAAACTAATATAACCATAATACCTGCAATTGTAGCTTCTAAGATTCTAATAAACCCTTTATTGTTAAGTATCATCTTCCCACTTCTAAAATGCCGTAGTATTTGAGAGTTATGTTTTCATTTTTATCAACTATATAGAACGGAACTTCAAACAACTTATTACAACTAATACCTTGGAATTCCCTATAGTTGATAGAATAGTTTTTTGGATATATTATCTCAATATCCCCATACTCTCCTTTTTTGTATTTTGCAGAAATATTATAATGCCCTATAATTCTTAAAAACTCATGATTTTTTGTTATAATGAATTCATCCTTAGAAGGGGAGTATGCAATAATGTATGAGCCATTCAAGTTTTCAAGATACTTTATTAACTCTCTACTTTCAGATGTGTCTTTGAATACAAATCCCTCAATAACATATCCTATTTTATTAACTTTAAAATTAAAAATTAAATCTCCCTTTGAAATTGAATAATTATATTTTAAATCATTATAATACATTAAAAACTCTTTTTTAGCTTCTTCAATATCATAAACACTATGTAAATTAACGGTTTCAGATATAACATAGACACATACAATTAAAAACATGGCTGTTGCAAGTAAATAGTCCAATTCCATTTATTATCCCCCAATGTAAAATTTAAACAGCATATATCCAACAATCAACATTAGTAATATATGCTTTATTCCAGCAATAATCGACCTCTCAGTAAGTATTCCTAAAGAAGCTCCAGAGAATATGGAATATATCAAAATTCCTTGGAATAAATAGTTTTTATAAAATTCAACACTCAAACCATGAATATTTTTTAATAATGTTGGCAGGAGGGAATGAACCATAATGTACGATGTCCCAATGTACAGGAAAAATGAGAGATAGATGACAACCACATATATAAACTGCCTTGCACTTATCTCCCTTTTCATTTCACTTAACTTGTATGCATGAACCGTAACTGAGGTTAAGATATCCTTTACATCCCCACCAGAGACGGCACATTCTTTTAATATTGAGGCGATTCTTTTTGCAATTAAAGATTTTTCTGTTCTTTCTAAATCGGCAAATACTTCATTCACAGGCCTTCCCCAAGACATCTGAATAGCCATTTTTTTAACAATTTTTGTTAAAGGCCCATAGTTCGTTCTTGCACAGACCTGCATCGCTCTAATTATATCCATACCACTTCTCACAGCCATGGTTAAATCATTTAAAAATATAGGGTAGTATCTCTCCTTTTGATTTTCAATAATAAAATGCCAATAGCTTGTTAAAATAAAAGGAAGTATAAGAAACAAAATTCCAAACATTAAGAAATCAGTTCCATGGAACTTAAAAATTGATTTTCTAATGAAAAACAACATAAAAGAAATTATAGAAAGCATCCAAAAAAACAAAGTAATAAAATGAACTGGTTTCCATTTAAATTTCATTTTTATGCCTTCTATCTCTGGTTCATCAAATTCTTTTAAAACATCTAATAAAGAAACATTTAATTTGAAGTCTTTTGGTAGTATTCCATAAACCAATCCCATAAAAATTATTGATGCTATTGGAACCCATAAATAAAAGGTCAGTGGAAGTAGCTTTGGGTCTCCAAAAAGTGATGCGGTTTGTAAAATTGCACTAATGGATGAAGCTACAGGAACTGTCATAACAACAAAAAGAGGAATCATACCACATGCTATTACATAAAACTCAGACAGTATCTCAACTTTTTCAATAGCTTCAAATAATTCCAACTTTCTATCTTCCATCAATCGTTCATATATTTCATGAAAAATGTTTTTCATCTCAGCCCCAACTATTAAAGAGGCTACTATATTATAATAAACTGAAGACAGCTTTTTACTTGGTGTTATCCTTGCTCTTCTTAAAAATGTTGTTATAATGTCATAATTGAATACCTTCGTATCCTTAACTATTTCTTTTGCCTCTTTACTCATCCCTCCATAAATATCCTCTTTTGATAGAGAAGTAAATATCTCCACTACAGGAATGTTTGCTGAAGATAAGGCAGAGATAAAGGCAAACGCATAAGGTAAATTCTCATCTATACTTTTAGCCTTTTCTTCAGCTAAGACATAAGGATATAAGACCCCAATAAGAATAACAATAAAAATCCCTCCAATAAGCCCAAAAATTGCATAGAATATATTAAATACTATTAAAAAAATTATGAAGATAATTAACCCTAATATTATAGATGTTAAAAATACTACAGGCAGATATGTGGAAGAAACTGCATTCATACCTGCTTTTAATAAAATTTCATCAAATTTCTCATCCTCTATTTTAAAAAGTTTCATAGCCAATTTATAATACCTTAACTTTAAATTGGCAAAAAAATCCAATTCAATCACCTTTATGATATTCTTTATACTCACATATCTTTTTAACAAATTCTTCAAAATTTGGTTTTGTTTTACATAAATTCCTCAAAAATTCTGCTCTACTATGAAGTTCATTAATAATCTCTTTTTCTGAAATTCCAATGAACTCAGCTATTCTTCTTAACAAATAACTTTCTCCAGAAAATTCAAATGTATCATCTTCAGGATTCCACCTAAAAACATCATGTAATATAATATCATCAATTTTTGGGTCGTATTCAACAATCTCAGTTATACTCTTAGTTCTTCTAACAAATCTTCCTTTATAAATCAATCTAACCTGCATACATATGGCATTTAGTTGTTCAAGCATAATCTTTGGAATGTTCATTGGTTCAGCATTCAACCTCCTTATAACTGCCTCTGGGGATTTTGCGTGTATCGTTGATAACGCCAAATGTCCTGTAGTTATTGCTTGAAATAATATCTTCGCCTCCTCACCTCTAACCTCTCCAACAATTAAATAATCTGGTCTTTGCCTTAAAGCCGCTTTTAATAAATCCATCATAGTTATTTCATATTCTTCTCCACCGAATCCACTTCTTGTAGTTCCAGCAATCCAGTTTTCATGATACAACCTAATTTCTGGAGTATCCTCAATAGATACGATTTTCATTTGAGGAGGGATGAAAAGAGAGAATGCATTTAAAAGGGTGGTTTTTCCAGTAGCTACCTCTCCAGCAACCATAATAGAATTTTTATATTCAATGAGTAACCAAAGATATGCAAGCATCTCTGGAGAAATACTCCCATATCTTATTAAATCTGTTGGCAATATAGGAGTGTGTGTGAATTTTCTTATTGTAAATGTTGAACCATATCTGAGATATCCCTTCCAAGGGTTACATTTAGCCTGCTACCATCTGGGAGAGAACCATCCACTATTGGATTAGCCAATGTTAAAGATTTTCCACACCTTTGGGCTAAGGATATACAAAACGAGTCTAATTCTTCATCAGTTTCAAATTTTATATTTGTCTTTAAATGTTCGTATTTTCTATGAAACACATACACTGGCTTTCCAACACCTGTGCAACTGATATCCTCCAAATTCTCATCTTTCATAAGAGCATCTATTTTCCCATATCCAATGAGGTATTTAATTAAAAAGTAAATTAACTTATGTCTTGTTACATCATCCAATGTTAATTTTAAATCGTCAAAAATTTCTTTAATTTTTTCTTTTAAATAATCCTCCAACTTTTCTTTGTCTATTTCTTCAACTGGAACATCCAATAATGCCTGAACAACTTTTCTTAGTTTTAAAAATAGTTTTATCTCTTCTTTTGTTAGAATTGGCTCAATAACAATATACTTTTTTGTTTTTTCTACATTATCATAACCAATTATAATCTCCGCCATACCAATCGTCATTTTTTCATAAATTTCAAGATTTTTAATTTCTTCATAAATCTCTTTTAAAGCATCCAAATAACTTTCATTTTCCTCTCTATCCTTTTTTACATTTTTGTCTAATTTAAAAATTTTTTTAATGTCTATATTTTTGTTAAAATTAAAATTTTCACCAAATATTTTCTTTATTACCATAAATATCACTCTATATAAATCATATAGGTGTTATTGACCTTTTTACATGAGATTTTAGAAATGTCAGAAATCTCATTTTTAAAGAATCTAATGTTGTTATTAAACTTATGAACATAGGTTTTATTTTGGAAAATTATTGTAAATGAATTATTTTCAAATATGACCTTGCAATTTAGGTTTATTTTTTTGTAGAGAGTTATATTCCCCTCATTTGCTAAAACTACTGCATTCATAACTTCTGAAGTTATTTCCCTATCAACCTTGTCAATATACCTATATTTTCCAATTTCAATTAATTCAGAGTAAATTGTAGAGGTAAATATAATAACCAAAAATGAAACTGCCATAAGAAGAATGGATTTTGCAATAATATGCATATTTATCCCATCAATAAGCTATAAACATAAACCTTTGAGTTATTAACATAGAAATGCCTCAAATTATCGGAGTAGTTTATTGTTATATTTCCTCCAAACTCATAAATTGATAGATTTGTATATTTGATATAATAAACATTTGGACATTGAGCGGAGATGTTGTAGATAAAGATATATAATGTTCCTTTTTCAAGATAAACATCATAATCAATTCCTTCAATGGTTGTGATATTGAATGATACATACTTTGTCCCATTAGAAATTTTAACATTATTTTCTTTTAAAGTAATCTTAGTTTCATCAAATGTCCTTTCTGAATCTACACCACTGTATATTACATCATTTATTAGATTTTTTATAATTTCTATACGATTTTTTTCTTTTTCTTTTGAAACCTGATTTAAAGTGGTGTCTATTATGTTAATTCCCCATTCATAGGCAATAATTGATAATGCAAAGATTGTAGTTAAAACTAAAAGAGTAGATAGATATGTATTCATTTTCTTCCCCTTTTACTCAAATAAATAGCCAATCCTATTATCCCAAAACCTATAATAATTCCAATAAAGCTTAATAAATAATTACTCATGAATTTCGTAGAGTTTTCAGAGATTTTATTATTTTCTAATATTATTATATCATCAATTGTCGAATTATAAAGTTTTACATACAAATACGGCTCTTTTAAATAGGCAGTTTTATTTGAAACAAAAACATTATATTTTCTATCAAATGTAAATGTCCCTTTTGGGTTTTTGATAGTGTAAGATGTCCTATTTTCTGTAATTGATGTAACATTTGCTACTGCATATCCATAAAATTCTGAACTATTGAAGAACTTTGTATAATAAATATTACAAATTGAGGAGACATTATCTAAATAAATCAAACTTATAACTTTTTTATCTGTTTTATTATACTCTAAGATATATTTTCCATTCGTCTCAGCCAATTTATTTTCCGCCACTATGATTATTTTCACATTATTTGGTGGAATCCTCATTCTAATTGGTCCTCCAAGGGAGCCAACATAATCTTCAATTTGAGGAATCGTTATGTTTATTGTGTAATTTATTTTATCAACACTAAAATTGTAGTAGAATATAAGAGAATTTGAAGAGTTTCTATATAGTAAATTAGAATAGTTGTATCCATATATTTTCTCATACAAAATAATTCCAGCGGATTTTATGTGATATGGATTGTTTGTCCCATTTATTACATCTTTAACATAGGCAGTATTGTTTTTTACAATAATATATAGAATTTCGTTGTAGTTTATATTACTGTAGATTATATTATTGTGAGAAATATTTGAACTTGAGATGTTTTTAGAGGTTGTGTTTGAAATATCTGAAATATTCTCAGCATAAGTAAAATAAACAGAGAATAATCCAAAAATACATAAAATTAACAAATAAATTGCCTTTTTCATACTATCACCTTTTTAACTAATTTCAAATGTTATTTTTTTCTCTACGTCTCCATATTTCGTTGAAGCAATGATTTCAAATATTATTGTATTTGGAACTTTTGTATTATTTATTAGGATGTAATAATTTATATCTGTTTTAGAATTCCCCTTCAATAAAAAACTCTCTGTTGGACAATTTAAATCAATTAAATCAAGCAAATTTGAAGTATTCAATGCGTTTCCATTAGAAGCAGCAGCATAGAATAGTTTTCCATTTTCATCATAAAATTTCATTGAGGAATAATACACTGTTCCATTAAAATAAACATATTGTCCGCTATAATTGTAAGGGTTTTCATCTCTATCCAACAATAAATTGTTACTGCTATCATCTATATTTACTGATGCCCAGGAAACATTTGGAGTTAAGCAGTATATTCTTGTATTTACATTTAAATCTTCATCAATATTGTTTATAAATTCTAATTTTATTGTTTGAATAAATCGCTCCTCTGGGTTATTTGTTATCCGGGAATCTCCATTTAAATCAAGATTTGTAAAATAGTATGTTTCAATTGTAGAAATTTCAATAGGTTTTATGATATTCCCTATCGATGACTTTATTGTTGGGGTTATTTTTTCGGTAGTGTCGCTAAATACCTTGTTACTCCAAGCGTAATAAGCTGCACCGATGACAATTGCAGTTCCTATTAATAATAACATTGTAATTATTAGGGACATTCCCGACTTGTTCATTAAACTTCACCATTAAGTTTATGTAAGTGTTTATGTATATGGGCAATAAAGTAAATTTTATGATATTTAAGATTATCTTAACTATAAAAAATTTATTAATTATTTGATTATTGTAGTATGATATTTTAAATATAAATGCGGTATTATGGCATATATATTTAAACATTATTATTACATAGCACATTACAATATATAAAATTAGGTGTCACATTTATGAAATTCAAATATATCGTATTATTATTTGCACTGTCTTTAGCATTAATCACAGTTAATGGCTTAGAGATAAAGGATATTGATTACAGCGATAGCTCGCAATATCTAATAATAACAGTAAGTAATCCAGATAATAACATTAATGCAAATATATCAATAATTGGATATATAGACAACAAAATAGATACGCAAGTGGAGATGTTTAATTACTCAATCCCAAAATATTCTCTAATGTTTATTAGAAAGAAGATGGTGTTTAATGAAAAAGGAGTTCATACAGTATTTGTAACAATAAAAAGTAATAATATAACCTATACTTTTTATAAAAAAATAAATATAACCTATGCATATAACAGCAAAGTTCCAGTTCCTGAAGAAGAAGTAACTAAAAAGATAGAGATAGAGGGTTTAGAGTTTGAAATATGTCCCTACCCATATCCTCCTTTTTACGATTTTGTATATGTAACTATAAGAAACAACGATTATGTTCCTCACTATGTTAATATTTCATTTACGGCATCTTTACAAGGAACTTATTACATCATTAAAGACAACAAAATAATAAAATCAAATCCTCCGTCAAATGGCTTAATAATAAAATCTTGGACGCCTAACGTTTATGTTCCTCCAAAATCCAAAATTATAATTCCCATAAAAGTTAATTTTTACTATTCTGGAAAATACACGATAACAGTAAAGGCAGTTAGTGATAATCATTATTCAACTGAAAAAACAGTTAAAGGTAATACTGTAATTTTAAAATCTCTATTTGGAGATGAGATAAAGGTCTATAATGTAGAAATAGCTTGCCCACTGTATGTATATAATGTTAGATGTGAGGATGAATATGGGGACTATGCATATTCAAACTGGTTTGATGTTGATGTGAATAATACAGTTGATTATGATGTTTATGGAACTCTACAGGTATTTCTATGTAAAAAAGAGGGAGATAATTATCTCATATTAAATAATAAAACAATAAATAAATACTTTTTAGCAAAAGAATTTAATGATGGATACTCAATTCCAGTTAAACTTAATACATCAGCGTTAAACCCTTATGATGAAAATTTCACAATATTTGTGTTATGTAAAACTGGAAATATGGAAAGTTTTTATTATAAAACATTTACTAAGCCAATAAAGATAAATAGTTTAGAAGTAAAGAATTATCCAGAACATTACTATTTTGTTGATGAAAGCATATTCTATGATGTTTATGTTAATGTAACAAATAACTTAAATAAAAAGATATATGCGAATATATCGATAAAGGATATTTATAATAAAACCTACTCAAAAGAAGTGGAGCTTAACAAAAGTTGCGTAAATATTATTAAATTTAGTGGATTAAAAATTAATGCAAAAGATTTATCTCACGATGGAAAAATTAAACTCAAATTTATAGTTACTGCTATAACTCCACCTTATGAAAAATACTACATCATTAAGAAAAATATAAGTATAAATTTATCTTTAATTCCAACTCCACCAGTTTATCTATGCAGTAACTTAAATGATGAGATATTTGTTGGATATCCTCAAAATTTATCTTTTAGCTTAAAGAAAGTCGTTGGAAGATGCGTTGAGACAAGAGTATATATAACAGTCCCAGACGATATTAAAAAATATACTATTTTGAAGAGAAGTATTTAAAAATTGGAACAATGGAAGAGATTCCTGTAAATATAAAAACGCTATTTTTAAAGGAATACACGGCCCTATCTACATACACGTTGCTACAAATATGGGAGTTAGAGAGTGTGTAGTAACAAGGATTATTAAATCAAGACCAATAATTGCTTGTGAGGATGTATATCTGCACAATTACACTGTCTTTATAAAAATAAGAAATAGAACGCAGGGATTTGTGAAGTATGAGCCAATTGTTGGATATCCTGTTAATGTTACAGTTTCTCTAAAAAGTGCTGTTCCAGATTTAAAAGATATAGAAATCTGGGCTTCTGCAATGGATGAAAATGGCAGATTAATAAACTGTAGTAAAAAGAAAACCATCGATATTTACGGAAATTATAGAAAAGTTAATCTTGAAATTTTATTCAATGACTCATTAGAGGGATATTTAATAATATATGCTAAAACTGGGGAGGCAGTTATTCCTCTATATTATAAACCAATTATGGTCACCTATCCGGTAGTATTTGGTTTAGAATACAATCCTTCAGACCCTTGGGCAAATCTAACACTATCTCATAATTATCAAGTTCCTATAAAGGTTAATGCTACAATAGGTAAATATTCCAAAATAATAACAATCTACCCATATAAAGAGACAAAAGTTCCGTTTTATGTTGGGAAAGATAGAAACAATATAACTGTAAGCATTGAACTACTTAATAATATATCAACGATAAAAAAATTCAAAAAAACATTTTATTTCAAAAAATTAAATAAAATTAAAACTTCTATTAATGAAACAGTAGTTAACAAATATAATTAATATAACAAACGAAACTAAAATATACAACCAAACTGAAAAAGGAAAAATGACAAATAAAACCAGAAAGGAAACAAATGAAATTAAAAATAATATCACCCTACCACCAAATATTAAAACTGAGGTAAATAGAACTAGTAAATATGATTTTACAAATCTCTCTAAAGATTTAGAAATAGTATATGCTCTTATAAAAATTACAGGTTTCGATGAATATCTACCATTTAATATTGAAAACTTAAATAAAATATTCATTAAAGAAAAAATATCGCCCTACCCATATTTGCTAAATTTAATAAAGGATTTAATAATCCTATTCGTTATTGGATTGATTATAACAATAATCGGCTTATTAATGTATGAACCAACACGTCCAAAGGTAATATCTATAATTGCATCCATTCTCTATAAATTAAAAATTAAAGAAAAACCTAAACCTAAGAAAAAAGAAACCATAAAACTACCAAAACCTCCAAAAATCTATATATCTGATGTAATTTATTCATTAGGGGACACAGTAAGAATTGAAATATCTTCTGAGATAGATATTGGCAATAATTTGTATATACTATCCCCAACAAATAAAAAATACAAAATAGAATTAATAAAAACTGGAAAAAATAAATACCTTGGATTATTCAAAATACCAGAGAATGAAGTTCCAGGGCAATATTTCATTATATATAAACCAGAAAACTTATCAATTGGAGGGTTTTTAGTAGTAGATATTAAAAAGGAGATGTAATTTATTCTATTTTTTTCAAATCAATAAAATTTATTGAAGAAGGTTTGAACACCTCCAAAGGAAGGCGTTTATTAGTGCGTTAGTTATCTAAGAAGTTTGAAAGACACTTATAATTTAGCATCCAATTTTATTCTTTTAATTGCCCTTCTATCTGCCCAGCATTGAATACAAATTCCTACAGGTAAAGAAGCTGTATGGCATCCAGCAATCTCAATAAAAACATCTAAAGCAGTTATATCCCCTCCTAAACCCATTGCTCCAATTCCTAAGCTATTTATTTTTTCTAACAACTCTTTTTCAAGATTAGCTATTTCTTTATCCCTATGTCTCTCTCCTATTTTTCTTAGCAGTGCTTTTTTAGCTAATTTTAATGCTACATCAGCAGTTCCCCCAATGCCTATTCCAACAACTATTGGAGGACATGGCTTTCCTCCAGCATTTGCAATTGTTTCTAAAACAAAGTTTTTTATCCCCTCTATTCCATCAGAGGGCTTTAACATCTTTAAAGCACTCATGTTTTCGCTTCCTGCCCCTTTTGGAAATGCAATTATCTCAATCTCTCTATCTAAGCTTTCATCAAACTCAATATTTATGAATGGGGAATTTAAGCCAACATTTGTTTTAAAATTCTCTCTTGTTAAAGGATGAACTACATTAGGTCTTAAAGGAACCTCTTCCGTTGCTTTTTTTACTCCTTCTTTTATTTCTTCAATGATTTTCATTATTTCTGATGAATTTATATTCTTTCCAATTTTCAAAAATACTATTGGGACACCAGTATCTTGACATAGAGGAACTTGCGTTTCTTCAGCTATTTTGTTATTTTCTATGATTGCTTTTAATGTGTTTTTTGATATTTCACTACTTTCTTTTTTATATGCTTCTTCTAAAGCATTTTTTACATCTTCTGGTAGATAAATAGCTGCCTCTCTAAATAATTCAACAACAACATCGGAGATTTTCATTCTTTCACCTCAAATTCTCTTTAAAAGCTCCTTTGGATAATGCAATAAAGTATTTTCCAACTCTTTATTGGTTAATCCTGCCCCTAAACCAACCTTTTTTGCAAACTCATCATCTATTAAATCCTCTGGAGCATGGGTGTCAGTATTTATCAAAGTTTTTAATCCAAACTCCCTTGCTATATTAGCCACATAGCCGTTAGTTATGTTATGTCCTCTCCTTGAAGTTATCTCAACAAATATATCATTCTCCTTCAAATTTTCAGCAGTTTCTTTATCAATAAAGCCAGGATGGGCTAAGATATCAACATCCTCAGATATTGAGGCATAGTAATTAGTTTTTTCCTCAACTGGCTCAACTACCGTCTCCCCATGAACAACGACAATCTCAGCCCCTAAGTCTTTAGCTTTTTTAGCCATCTTTGGTATAGATTTTGGTGGGATGTGGGTTAGCTCAACACCAACAATAACTATGATATCATCCCAGTATTTTTTTAGCTCTTCCTTAGCGATTGTTGTTTTTTCTATAAGCTCTTTGTAGTTACTAAAATCAGCATGGTCTGTTATAGCTATAGCCCTATGTTTTAAGACCCTTGCCCTTCTAACTAATTCAGCAGGAATTAGCTCTCCATCACTAAAAACCGTA
It encodes the following:
- a CDS encoding type II/IV secretion system ATPase subunit, with product MPTDLIRYGSISPEMLAYLWLLIEYKNSIMVAGEVATGKTTLLNAFSLFIPPQMKIVSIEDTPEIRLYHENWIAGTTRSGFGGEEYEITMMDLLKAALRQRPDYLIVGEVRGEEAKILFQAITTGHLALSTIHAKSPEAVIRRLNAEPMNIPKIMLEQLNAICMQVRLIYKGRFVRRTKSITEIVEYDPKIDDIILHDVFRWNPEDDTFEFSGESYLLRRIAEFIGISEKEIINELHSRAEFLRNLCKTKPNFEEFVKKICEYKEYHKGD
- a CDS encoding fumarate hydratase, producing MKISDVVVELFREAAIYLPEDVKNALEEAYKKESSEISKNTLKAIIENNKIAEETQVPLCQDTGVPIVFLKIGKNINSSEIMKIIEEIKEGVKKATEEVPLRPNVVHPLTRENFKTNVGLNSPFINIEFDESLDREIEIIAFPKGAGSENMSALKMLKPSDGIEGIKNFVLETIANAGGKPCPPIVVGIGIGGTADVALKLAKKALLRKIGERHRDKEIANLEKELLEKINSLGIGAMGLGGDITALDVFIEIAGCHTASLPVGICIQCWADRRAIKRIKLDAKL
- a CDS encoding histidinol phosphate phosphatase domain-containing protein; this translates as MRFDFHTHTVFSDGELIPAELVRRARVLKHRAIAITDHADFSNYKELIEKTTIAKEELKKYWDDIIVIVGVELTHIPPKSIPKMAKKAKDLGAEIVVVHGETVVEPVEEKTNYYASISEDVDILAHPGFIDKETAENLKENDIFVEITSRRGHNITNGYVANIAREFGLKTLINTDTHAPEDLIDDEFAKKVGLGAGLTNKELENTLLHYPKELLKRI
- a CDS encoding type II secretion system F family protein, which encodes MIELDFFANLKLRYYKLAMKLFKIEDEKFDEILLKAGMNAVSSTYLPVVFLTSIILGLIIFIIFLIVFNIFYAIFGLIGGIFIVILIGVLYPYVLAEEKAKSIDENLPYAFAFISALSSANIPVVEIFTSLSKEDIYGGMSKEAKEIVKDTKVFNYDIITTFLRRARITPSKKLSSVYYNIVASLIVGAEMKNIFHEIYERLMEDRKLELFEAIEKVEILSEFYVIACGMIPLFVVMTVPVASSISAILQTASLFGDPKLLPLTFYLWVPIASIIFMGLVYGILPKDFKLNVSLLDVLKEFDEPEIEGIKMKFKWKPVHFITLFFWMLSIISFMLFFIRKSIFKFHGTDFLMFGILFLILPFILTSYWHFIIENQKERYYPIFLNDLTMAVRSGMDIIRAMQVCARTNYGPLTKIVKKMAIQMSWGRPVNEVFADLERTEKSLIAKRIASILKECAVSGGDVKDILTSVTVHAYKLSEMKREISARQFIYVVVIYLSFFLYIGTSYIMVHSLLPTLLKNIHGLSVEFYKNYLFQGILIYSIFSGASLGILTERSIIAGIKHILLMLIVGYMLFKFYIGG